In one Curtobacterium citreum genomic region, the following are encoded:
- a CDS encoding SMI1/KNR4 family protein, protein MDLGRLFRRGNHDPAPADDATDRLRAALARLVARIPGDTMLHPPATEAALTHAGTHLGRELPADVRALYLLHDGQHQYTAADPRFAAGLFAGAPLLPVQDLLLNWDNWAGFESREDMDEFASSDPDGFVQAKYSVRGWIPLTHDGSGSHIGVDLDPGPAGTVGQVITFGSDDEGHHVLAPTLASYLEQVSDLVESGDLIPSADEDDPDWTSSRPLSQLFHPTGRPAA, encoded by the coding sequence ATGGACCTGGGCCGACTCTTCCGGCGGGGGAACCACGACCCTGCACCAGCCGACGACGCGACCGACCGGCTCCGAGCAGCGCTCGCCCGGCTCGTCGCCCGCATCCCTGGCGACACGATGCTGCACCCGCCGGCGACCGAAGCCGCACTCACGCACGCGGGGACGCACCTCGGCAGGGAACTGCCGGCGGACGTCCGCGCGCTGTACCTGCTGCACGACGGACAACACCAGTACACGGCAGCGGATCCGCGCTTCGCCGCCGGCCTGTTCGCCGGGGCGCCGCTGCTGCCGGTACAGGACCTGCTCCTGAACTGGGACAACTGGGCGGGGTTCGAGTCCCGGGAGGACATGGACGAGTTCGCGTCCTCGGACCCCGACGGGTTCGTGCAGGCGAAGTACTCCGTCCGCGGGTGGATCCCGCTCACCCACGACGGCAGCGGCAGCCACATCGGCGTGGACCTCGATCCCGGCCCAGCCGGCACCGTCGGACAGGTCATCACCTTCGGGTCGGACGACGAGGGGCACCACGTGCTCGCGCCGACCCTGGCGTCGTACCTCGAGCAGGTGTCCGACCTCGTCGAGTCCGGTGACCTCATCCCGTCTGCGGACGAGGACGACCCGGACTGGACGTCCAGCCGCCCGCTGTCGCAGCTGTTCCACCCGACCGGGCGTCCAGCCGCCTGA
- a CDS encoding AAA family ATPase has product MAVERGGRTWIITGMPGAGKSTVSARLAAALPRAARVAADDVSRMVRSGAVWPLGHPADEAARQMALCHRNIGALTTNFVTAGFDTVVDCVLPDAHHLDHLLGVLPRAPTSLVVLAPGGATCRARNAARPSADRFEFDGHEALDRSMRDGFRDQGWWIDTASQSVDETVRLVVEHAVVGDRGRIAVHAR; this is encoded by the coding sequence ATGGCAGTCGAGCGTGGTGGGCGGACCTGGATCATCACCGGCATGCCCGGGGCGGGCAAGTCGACCGTCAGTGCGCGCCTCGCCGCTGCGCTGCCACGCGCGGCCCGTGTCGCCGCGGACGACGTCAGCCGGATGGTCAGGTCCGGCGCGGTGTGGCCGCTGGGACACCCCGCGGACGAGGCCGCACGGCAGATGGCGTTGTGCCACCGGAACATCGGCGCGCTGACCACGAACTTCGTGACCGCAGGCTTCGACACGGTCGTCGACTGCGTCCTCCCCGATGCGCACCACCTCGACCACCTCCTCGGCGTGCTGCCGCGGGCCCCGACCTCCCTCGTGGTCCTGGCACCCGGCGGAGCGACCTGCAGAGCCCGGAACGCCGCGCGGCCATCGGCGGACCGTTTCGAGTTCGACGGGCACGAGGCGCTCGACCGCTCGATGCGGGACGGGTTCCGGGACCAGGGTTGGTGGATCGACACGGCGTCGCAGTCCGTGGACGAGACCGTTCGACTCGTGGTCGAACACGCGGTCGTGGGAGACCGCGGGCGCATCGCGGTGCACGCCCGTTGA